In Ignavibacteriota bacterium, the following proteins share a genomic window:
- a CDS encoding T9SS type A sorting domain-containing protein, whose product MSIRMWMVLVAIVSLSAVPAGAQTHLFTFESGLDGWTCDFADYPVTDSLFYELSWGHAALPWPLSTADSTIRISGNNHSDDLFMFLKKRITGLTPHHAYRVTITVDVASRYPTNAAGVGGAPGEGVVFKAGAVMDEPMKVQDGGNYRMNIDKGDQSQRGADMDTIGHAGVTDTTTAYTMIRRTNAAHPCTVTADASGAVWICIGTDSGFEATTTLYFDRITVIFDAATDVKDPRGLPADHRLGYNYPNPFNPLTMIPIDLAADEHVDLRVYDMIGREVAVLIDGMMAAGRRDVPFNATGLASGVYIYRMSAGRVQLARTMVMVR is encoded by the coding sequence ATGTCTATAAGAATGTGGATGGTGTTGGTGGCCATTGTATCGCTATCGGCGGTCCCTGCTGGTGCGCAGACCCATCTTTTCACTTTTGAAAGCGGGCTGGACGGATGGACCTGTGACTTTGCAGACTATCCCGTGACCGACTCGCTTTTCTATGAGTTGTCGTGGGGGCATGCGGCGCTTCCCTGGCCCTTGAGCACTGCGGATTCCACCATCAGGATCTCGGGGAACAATCACAGTGACGATCTGTTCATGTTCCTCAAGAAGAGGATCACGGGACTCACCCCGCACCATGCGTATCGGGTCACGATCACGGTGGATGTTGCCTCGCGCTACCCAACCAATGCTGCCGGCGTGGGAGGCGCCCCCGGGGAGGGGGTGGTATTCAAGGCCGGTGCGGTGATGGATGAACCTATGAAGGTCCAGGATGGTGGCAACTACAGGATGAACATCGATAAGGGCGACCAGTCGCAGCGCGGCGCTGACATGGACACCATTGGCCATGCGGGTGTGACCGACACCACGACCGCGTACACGATGATCCGGCGGACCAACGCCGCGCATCCATGCACGGTCACCGCCGATGCCTCCGGCGCGGTCTGGATCTGCATCGGCACCGACTCGGGGTTCGAGGCAACGACGACGTTGTACTTCGATCGCATCACCGTGATCTTCGACGCAGCCACGGATGTGAAGGACCCCCGTGGTCTCCCGGCGGATCATCGACTTGGATACAACTATCCCAACCCATTCAACCCGCTGACCATGATCCCCATCGATCTTGCCGCCGACGAGCATGTGGACCTGCGCGTGTACGATATGATCGGGAGAGAAGTGGCGGTGCTGATCGATGGCATGATGGCGGCGGGAAGAAGAGACGTACCCTTCAATGCGACGGGACTTGCGTCGGGGGTGTACATCTATCGTATGAGCGCAGGGAGAGTACAGCTCGCGCGGACGATGGTGATGGTGCGGTGA
- a CDS encoding HipA domain-containing protein, whose amino-acid sequence MTDRRCLACYEPIPEGDFHPACSRRFFGTPDPPEFPYELQQMHELAQEVIRSSVSITGVQAKLSVDLTAAAGAHKRKRLTIVGMWGRYVLKPPTTDYSSLPEIEDLSMHIAGAFKLRTVPHTLIRIATGELAYLTRRVDRHGGLKLHMEDMCQLTERLTEDKYKGSLEQVGKRIQRYSDNPGFDLVELLRLSLACFLTGNADMHLKNFSLLHAADGTVGLAPAYDVVSTTLVLPEDTEESALAINGKKSRLRSDDFAALANTLNIPANVYGNTLQELHDLMPEAHALIDTSFLNREDKSRYRSLLAERSSRLGI is encoded by the coding sequence ATGACCGATCGGAGGTGTTTGGCGTGTTATGAGCCGATACCGGAAGGGGACTTCCATCCTGCATGCAGCCGGAGATTTTTTGGGACGCCTGATCCGCCGGAGTTCCCGTATGAACTGCAGCAGATGCACGAGCTTGCACAAGAGGTTATCAGGAGCAGTGTGAGCATCACAGGGGTCCAGGCGAAACTCTCGGTGGATCTGACGGCAGCTGCCGGGGCGCACAAGAGAAAACGACTTACGATCGTTGGCATGTGGGGGCGGTACGTTTTGAAGCCTCCGACTACGGACTATTCCTCGTTGCCGGAGATCGAAGACCTGAGCATGCACATCGCGGGCGCGTTCAAACTGCGGACGGTCCCCCACACGCTTATCCGTATCGCTACGGGGGAACTTGCCTATCTGACCCGGCGCGTTGACCGTCATGGCGGTCTGAAGCTGCACATGGAAGACATGTGTCAACTCACGGAACGGCTCACCGAAGACAAGTACAAGGGATCGCTTGAACAGGTCGGAAAGAGAATACAGCGGTACTCCGACAATCCGGGCTTCGATCTGGTGGAGCTTCTCCGTCTCAGTCTCGCCTGCTTCCTTACCGGCAACGCAGATATGCACCTGAAGAATTTCTCTCTCCTGCATGCAGCCGACGGCACTGTCGGTCTTGCTCCTGCCTACGATGTGGTCTCAACAACGCTTGTCTTACCCGAAGACACAGAGGAGTCCGCACTCGCGATCAACGGAAAGAAGAGTAGACTTCGTAGCGACGACTTTGCCGCCCTGGCAAACACCCTGAACATTCCGGCGAATGTGTATGGCAACACGCTCCAGGAACTTCACGATCTCATGCCGGAGGCTCATGCCTTGATCGACACAAGTTTTCTGAACAGGGAGGACAAGTCCCGATACCGCAGCCTTCTGGCAGAGCGCAGCTCCCGGCTTGGGATCTGA
- a CDS encoding TfoX/Sxy family protein — protein MASDASFVQFVVDQVNGAGAITSRYMFGEYALYCNEKVVGLICDNKLFVKPTDAGRAFIGTPVEAPAYTGAKPSFLIEDKLEDRAWLTELIRITEREVSMPTRKSKNKDATQPAGAKPPAARPATKSSPQNAKKKAATGAKKAPKQSAVKTTKKSSKSTSKNSSKTTSKKTPKKTTKKTPPKKTLKKTPKKTLKKTTTKAGGKIATTTTKKNVKTKKSSRR, from the coding sequence ATGGCATCCGATGCCAGCTTCGTCCAGTTCGTCGTCGATCAGGTCAATGGCGCCGGCGCGATCACCTCGCGCTACATGTTCGGCGAATACGCACTCTATTGTAATGAGAAAGTGGTCGGACTCATCTGCGACAACAAGCTGTTCGTGAAGCCGACGGATGCCGGCAGGGCATTCATCGGCACGCCCGTGGAAGCTCCGGCCTATACCGGCGCGAAGCCGAGCTTCCTCATCGAGGACAAGCTGGAAGACCGCGCGTGGCTGACGGAACTCATCCGCATCACGGAGCGGGAAGTGTCGATGCCCACAAGGAAAAGCAAGAACAAGGATGCTACGCAGCCTGCTGGTGCGAAGCCGCCCGCAGCCAGACCGGCGACGAAGAGCAGCCCCCAAAACGCGAAGAAAAAGGCGGCAACAGGCGCGAAGAAAGCCCCAAAGCAGAGCGCAGTGAAGACCACGAAGAAGAGTTCAAAGAGCACTTCAAAGAACTCTTCAAAGACAACTTCGAAGAAGACTCCAAAGAAGACCACAAAGAAAACCCCCCCAAAGAAGACCCTGAAGAAGACCCCAAAGAAGACACTGAAGAAGACCACAACGAAGGCTGGTGGGAAAATCGCGACCACCACCACGAAGAAGAACGTGAAGACAAAGAAGTCCTCCCGCCGATGA
- a CDS encoding SRPBCC family protein, protein MEILEGGEGKDIVTTRVLHAPRERVFRAWTEPEHLARWWGPKGFTNTFSEYDLRPGGKWRFVMHGPEGGNYNNECTFIRIEPPGFIAWEHVSPPYFHIIARFDEAPGGNTDLTWTMRFRTTEERAKIIAFVQGKNEENLDRLEAELAVIQ, encoded by the coding sequence ATGGAGATATTGGAGGGTGGAGAGGGGAAAGACATCGTCACGACGCGAGTGCTGCACGCTCCGCGTGAACGCGTGTTCCGCGCATGGACCGAGCCGGAGCACCTCGCACGGTGGTGGGGTCCCAAAGGCTTCACGAACACGTTCTCCGAGTACGATCTGCGTCCGGGCGGCAAGTGGCGCTTCGTGATGCATGGCCCCGAAGGTGGCAACTACAATAACGAATGCACCTTCATCCGGATCGAACCACCCGGCTTCATCGCATGGGAACATGTCTCGCCACCGTACTTTCATATCATTGCTCGCTTCGATGAGGCACCCGGCGGAAACACTGATCTGACGTGGACGATGCGCTTTCGTACCACGGAGGAACGTGCAAAGATCATCGCGTTCGTCCAGGGTAAGAATGAAGAGAACCTGGACCGCCTGGAAGCTGAGCTGGCGGTGATCCAGTGA